The following are from one region of the Gloeomargarita lithophora Alchichica-D10 genome:
- the argF gene encoding ornithine carbamoyltransferase — MNTLAGRDILSMADFTAAEIHALLDLARQYKQGQTSPMAPGRVLGLLFTKASTRTRVSFSVAMMRLGGQVLDLNPGVIQMGRGEPLPDTARVLDRYLDVLAMRTFAQADVVAFAEWADMPVINALTDQEHPCQVLADLLTVQECFGDLAGVKMAYLGDGNNVSHSLLLGCALVGMSLTVATPPHHPPTAEILQKAQALASHGTNIIHTNDPESAVRNAQILYTDVWASMGQEAENQERIPRFQPYQINETLLQKADPQAIVLHCLPAHRGEEISEAVLEGTQSRVWDQAENRLHAQQALLAQVLGLV, encoded by the coding sequence ATGAATACCCTGGCGGGTCGCGATATTTTGAGCATGGCGGATTTTACCGCCGCCGAAATCCACGCATTGCTGGACTTAGCCCGCCAGTACAAACAGGGACAAACCAGCCCCATGGCGCCGGGACGGGTATTGGGGCTGTTGTTTACCAAAGCCTCCACCCGCACCCGGGTCAGCTTTTCCGTCGCCATGATGCGCCTGGGGGGGCAGGTGCTTGACCTCAACCCCGGCGTGATTCAGATGGGGCGGGGGGAACCCCTCCCGGACACGGCACGGGTGTTGGATCGGTATTTAGACGTGTTAGCGATGCGTACCTTTGCCCAGGCGGATGTGGTGGCCTTCGCTGAATGGGCGGATATGCCGGTGATTAATGCCCTCACGGATCAAGAACATCCCTGTCAGGTGTTGGCGGATTTACTCACGGTGCAGGAATGTTTTGGGGATTTAGCGGGCGTGAAAATGGCCTACCTGGGGGATGGCAACAACGTCAGCCATTCCCTCCTGCTGGGCTGTGCCTTGGTGGGTATGTCCCTCACCGTGGCTACCCCACCCCATCATCCGCCCACGGCTGAGATTTTGCAGAAAGCGCAGGCTTTGGCGAGTCATGGTACTAATATTATTCACACGAACGACCCTGAATCTGCCGTCCGAAATGCCCAGATACTTTATACCGACGTGTGGGCGAGCATGGGGCAAGAAGCGGAAAATCAAGAACGCATCCCCCGGTTTCAGCCCTACCAAATCAATGAAACCCTATTACAAAAAGCTGACCCCCAAGCGATTGTTTTGCATTGTTTACCCGCGCACCGGGGGGAAGAAATTAGTGAGGCGGTGTTAGAAGGAACCCAGTCCCGGGTGTGGGATCAGGCGGAAAATCGCCTCCACGCCCAGCAAGCCCTGCTCGCCCAAGTTTTGGGATTGGTGTAA
- the plsX gene encoding phosphate acyltransferase PlsX has protein sequence MAVKRPRIAVDAMGGDHAPGEIVTGALRAQAELEADILLVGDPARLQPLLSLHQHRMTLVPAQEVIDMGEEPLTALRRKPDASITVAMNLVRDGQADAVYSAGHTGAAMAAALLQLGRLPGIDRPAIGVSLPTLLPDKSVLLLDVGANVDCRPKFLNQFALMGSIYSQCVLGIASPKVGLLNIGEEASKGNDVSVRAYQLLSQNPQIEFVGNAEGRDVISGAYDVVVCDGFVGNILLKFAEGFGRVIVQLLRDELPRGWRGQVGVPLLRGNLRRVKQRLDDAEHGGALLLGVMGVCVIGHGSSHAPSVFNAIRLATEAVEQGVVQRLQEKVGALTRRDGR, from the coding sequence ATGGCGGTAAAACGGCCTCGAATTGCGGTGGATGCGATGGGCGGTGACCACGCTCCTGGGGAGATTGTCACGGGGGCATTGCGGGCTCAGGCGGAATTGGAAGCGGATATTTTGTTGGTGGGTGACCCCGCCCGGTTACAGCCCCTGTTGTCACTGCACCAGCACCGGATGACTTTGGTGCCTGCCCAGGAGGTGATTGACATGGGCGAAGAGCCTTTGACGGCACTGCGGCGCAAACCGGATGCTTCGATCACGGTGGCGATGAATTTGGTGCGGGATGGACAGGCGGATGCGGTCTATTCGGCGGGTCACACCGGGGCGGCGATGGCGGCGGCACTATTGCAGTTGGGGCGCTTGCCGGGGATTGACCGACCGGCGATTGGGGTATCTTTACCTACCCTATTGCCGGACAAATCGGTGTTGTTGTTAGATGTGGGGGCGAATGTGGACTGCCGCCCGAAGTTTCTCAATCAGTTTGCCCTGATGGGTTCGATCTATAGCCAATGTGTGTTAGGGATTGCTTCTCCCAAGGTGGGTTTGCTGAATATCGGTGAAGAAGCATCCAAAGGTAATGATGTTTCCGTGCGGGCGTATCAGTTATTATCCCAAAATCCCCAGATCGAATTTGTGGGCAATGCGGAGGGTCGGGATGTGATTTCCGGTGCCTACGATGTGGTGGTGTGTGACGGGTTTGTGGGGAATATTTTGCTCAAGTTTGCGGAAGGTTTTGGCCGGGTAATTGTGCAACTCCTGCGGGATGAACTGCCCCGGGGCTGGCGTGGACAAGTGGGGGTGCCGCTCCTGCGGGGCAATTTGCGGCGGGTGAAACAACGCCTGGATGATGCGGAACATGGGGGAGCTTTACTGCTGGGGGTAATGGGGGTTTGTGTGATCGGCCACGGCAGTTCCCATGCCCCTTCGGTGTTTAATGCCATTCGTTTGGCTACCGAGGCGGTGGAACAAGGGGTGGTGCAACGGTTGCAGGAAAAAGTCGGTGCCTTGACGCGGCGGGACGGTCGTTAG
- a CDS encoding ABC transporter ATP-binding protein: MSQSLLVVEQVYAGYAAGLDILQGANIEIHCGELVALIGPNGAGKSTLLKAIFNLLPQCRGQIELGGKKIQGIPPHQLVGLGMGYVPQLANVFPSLTVAENLSIGAVSSQGKILKDRLAELTNLFPILQERYHQRAGTLSGGERQLLAMARALMGQPRLLLLDEPSAALSPKLVGEVMGHIQQINRLGITVLLVEQNARQALKISHRGYVLDNGRECYSGAGQELLHDPRIGELYLGIKSPLATKP, from the coding sequence ATGAGCCAATCCCTACTGGTGGTGGAGCAGGTGTACGCCGGGTATGCGGCGGGGTTGGATATTTTGCAGGGCGCCAACATTGAGATTCATTGCGGCGAATTGGTGGCCTTGATTGGGCCTAATGGTGCGGGTAAATCCACGCTCCTGAAGGCGATTTTTAATCTATTACCCCAGTGTCGGGGACAGATTGAATTGGGAGGCAAAAAAATCCAGGGGATTCCCCCCCATCAATTAGTTGGTTTAGGGATGGGTTATGTGCCCCAACTGGCTAATGTTTTTCCTTCCTTAACGGTGGCCGAAAATCTGAGCATCGGGGCGGTATCTTCCCAGGGTAAAATCTTAAAAGACCGACTGGCAGAATTAACCAATCTATTCCCTATTTTACAAGAACGCTATCACCAACGAGCCGGTACCCTATCCGGGGGCGAACGGCAGTTATTAGCCATGGCACGGGCATTGATGGGACAACCCCGGTTATTGCTATTGGATGAACCTTCGGCGGCACTTTCTCCCAAATTGGTGGGGGAAGTGATGGGTCATATACAACAAATCAACCGTTTGGGAATCACGGTTTTACTGGTGGAACAAAACGCCCGCCAAGCCCTGAAAATTTCCCACCGGGGCTACGTCCTAGACAATGGCCGGGAATGCTATAGCGGTGCGGGACAGGAACTCCTGCACGACCCCCGCATCGGCGAATTGTATCTGGGGATCAAATCGCCCCTGGCCACCAAACCTTAG
- the smpB gene encoding SsrA-binding protein SmpB codes for MKSISENREARHLYEILETYECGIELKGTEVKSVRAGKVNLRDGFARFKNGELYLLNVHISPHETASTYFNHDPRRSRRLLMHRAELRKLVGKVNQKGLSLVPLKMYFKGDWVKVLIGLGQGKKLHDKRQTLKERQEKREMERAVKHQD; via the coding sequence GTGAAATCCATCAGCGAAAATCGGGAAGCCCGTCATCTATACGAAATTCTGGAAACCTATGAGTGTGGTATCGAACTCAAAGGTACGGAAGTCAAATCCGTGCGGGCCGGTAAAGTTAATTTACGAGATGGGTTTGCCCGCTTCAAAAATGGGGAATTGTATTTACTTAATGTGCATATCTCTCCCCACGAAACCGCCAGCACCTACTTTAACCACGACCCCCGCCGCTCCCGAAGGTTGCTCATGCATCGGGCGGAACTACGAAAATTGGTGGGGAAAGTGAATCAGAAAGGTTTATCCCTCGTGCCCCTAAAAATGTACTTCAAGGGGGACTGGGTAAAAGTTCTGATTGGTTTGGGGCAAGGGAAAAAGTTGCACGATAAACGCCAAACCCTCAAGGAACGCCAGGAAAAGCGGGAAATGGAACGGGCGGTAAAGCACCAAGACTAG
- the acsF gene encoding magnesium-protoporphyrin IX monomethyl ester (oxidative) cyclase — translation MVATPQETDFSEIRPGIKAPAKETILTPRFYTTDFEAMAAMDIRANEEELRAILREFQADYNRHHFVRDGDFDRSWEHIDGETRRLFMEFLERSCTAEFSGFLLYKELARKLKGKSPVLAECFSLMSRDEARHAGFLNKAMADFGLSLDLGFLTSHRSYTFFAPKFIFYATYISEKIGYWRYITIYRHLEQHPEDRVYPIFKFFENWCQDENRHGDFFDAILRANPQFLNDWKARLWCRFFLLSVFATMYLNDLQRANFYATIGLEARSYDLEVIRKTNWTAGRVFPVILPVEHPQFEKLLDACAARYLQIIQIGEGQGAKFLKRLRQLPHALAIAGNLLRLYLMRPVDMEAQRGLVC, via the coding sequence ATGGTTGCCACGCCGCAAGAGACTGATTTTTCGGAAATACGCCCCGGCATTAAAGCCCCGGCCAAGGAAACGATTTTAACGCCCCGGTTTTACACCACGGATTTTGAAGCCATGGCGGCGATGGACATCCGGGCAAATGAGGAGGAATTGCGGGCAATTTTAAGGGAATTTCAAGCGGATTATAACCGGCATCACTTTGTCCGGGATGGGGATTTTGATCGTTCCTGGGAACATATTGACGGGGAAACCCGCCGTCTATTTATGGAGTTTTTGGAACGCTCTTGCACCGCTGAGTTTTCGGGTTTTTTACTATACAAAGAATTAGCGCGCAAACTGAAGGGTAAAAGCCCCGTGCTGGCGGAATGTTTCTCTTTGATGTCCCGGGATGAAGCCCGGCATGCGGGTTTTTTGAACAAGGCAATGGCGGATTTTGGTCTGAGTTTGGATTTAGGTTTTTTGACCAGCCATCGGAGCTACACGTTTTTTGCACCCAAATTTATTTTTTACGCCACCTACATATCGGAAAAAATCGGTTATTGGCGCTACATCACGATTTATCGCCATTTAGAACAGCATCCCGAAGACCGGGTTTATCCCATTTTCAAGTTTTTTGAAAACTGGTGCCAGGATGAGAACCGGCATGGGGATTTCTTTGATGCGATTTTGCGAGCCAATCCCCAATTTTTGAATGATTGGAAAGCCCGGTTGTGGTGCCGGTTTTTCCTCTTGTCCGTATTTGCCACCATGTATTTGAATGACCTGCAAAGGGCGAATTTCTATGCCACCATCGGTCTGGAAGCCCGCAGTTATGACCTGGAAGTGATCCGCAAAACTAACTGGACTGCGGGGCGGGTTTTTCCGGTGATTTTGCCCGTGGAGCATCCCCAGTTTGAAAAATTGTTGGATGCCTGTGCCGCCCGTTATTTGCAAATTATCCAAATTGGTGAAGGCCAGGGAGCCAAATTCCTCAAGCGTCTGCGCCAGTTGCCCCACGCCCTGGCTATTGCCGGGAATCTCCTGCGGCTGTACCTGATGCGCCCGGTGGATATGGAAGCGCAACGGGGACTCGTCTGTTAA
- a CDS encoding TerB family tellurite resistance protein has protein sequence MRYVWESLRQPTPTVLTLNRQEALTALAVAMIAIDDEVLPVELAQLEIQLTAAGVDLNSHLRGQVAQWLREVDPLELFWAGVRGIAPEDREIALKMVAKLAQADGQTLIEENDLVAILGENLGFSYGDICGLVQQATAI, from the coding sequence ATGCGTTACGTCTGGGAGAGCTTGCGCCAACCGACACCCACGGTTCTGACCCTGAACCGGCAGGAAGCCCTCACCGCCTTGGCCGTCGCCATGATTGCCATTGATGACGAGGTACTACCCGTGGAATTGGCGCAGTTGGAAATCCAGCTAACCGCCGCCGGGGTTGACCTCAACTCCCATTTACGCGGGCAGGTAGCGCAGTGGTTGCGGGAGGTTGACCCCCTGGAATTGTTTTGGGCGGGGGTACGGGGGATTGCCCCCGAGGATCGGGAAATTGCTCTGAAAATGGTGGCCAAACTTGCCCAAGCGGATGGTCAGACCCTGATCGAGGAAAATGACCTGGTGGCCATCCTGGGCGAAAATTTGGGCTTCAGTTATGGGGATATTTGTGGCCTGGTGCAACAGGCGACGGCGATATGA
- a CDS encoding thioredoxin family protein: MARFAWLVPATAAVVVTGIAVSTLTVNTSAAVRVGNPAPDFTAKTSTGQTVRLSDHKGKVVVLEWTNHECPFVVKHYGTGNMQKLQQEAKAKGVVWLSVVSSAPGQQGFVTADQANGVVKDKKATPTAVLLDPDGSLGKMYNARTTPHMFVIDKSGKLQYMGAIDDAPSLADQDVSKANNYVRTALGQVMVGQPVTTSTTQPYGCSVKYKN; encoded by the coding sequence ATGGCTCGTTTCGCTTGGCTAGTTCCCGCTACCGCCGCTGTGGTGGTCACCGGGATTGCTGTAAGTACATTGACAGTTAATACATCCGCCGCCGTGCGGGTGGGCAATCCGGCACCAGACTTTACCGCCAAGACCAGTACCGGCCAGACCGTGCGGTTGAGTGATCATAAGGGTAAGGTGGTGGTTTTGGAATGGACAAACCACGAATGCCCGTTTGTGGTCAAGCACTACGGCACCGGCAATATGCAAAAACTGCAACAGGAGGCCAAGGCTAAAGGGGTAGTGTGGTTGTCCGTGGTGTCTTCCGCTCCGGGGCAACAGGGGTTTGTCACCGCTGACCAGGCCAATGGGGTGGTCAAGGATAAAAAAGCCACCCCCACAGCGGTATTGCTTGACCCGGATGGTAGCCTGGGTAAGATGTACAATGCTCGTACAACTCCCCATATGTTTGTGATTGATAAATCCGGTAAATTGCAGTACATGGGAGCCATTGATGATGCCCCCAGTTTGGCGGATCAAGACGTGAGCAAGGCCAATAATTATGTCCGCACTGCCCTGGGTCAAGTGATGGTGGGTCAACCGGTCACCACCAGTACCACCCAGCCCTACGGGTGTTCGGTGAAGTACAAAAACTAG
- a CDS encoding flavin prenyltransferase UbiX, with protein sequence MRGQQEPVVLAVAGASGQIYALQALKYLLQSEAIVELIISKGAYAVWREEMGMKIPAVTAQGEFWREQVGVPTAGKLICHHWQDIGAGIASGSYRTQGMVVMPCSMGTVAKLACGLSDDLLERTADVHLKEGRRLVIVPRETPFSLIHLRNLTTLAEVGVRIVPAIPAWYHQPQSVLDLVDFVVARALDQLDIDCVPLRRWR encoded by the coding sequence ATGAGGGGACAGCAGGAACCGGTTGTCCTAGCCGTGGCGGGGGCATCGGGGCAGATTTACGCCCTCCAAGCCCTCAAGTATTTATTACAATCAGAGGCGATTGTTGAATTAATTATCTCTAAGGGAGCCTACGCAGTTTGGCGCGAGGAAATGGGGATGAAAATCCCGGCGGTAACGGCTCAGGGGGAATTTTGGCGGGAACAGGTGGGGGTGCCCACGGCGGGTAAACTCATCTGCCATCACTGGCAGGATATTGGGGCGGGGATCGCCAGTGGCTCCTACCGCACCCAGGGCATGGTGGTGATGCCGTGCAGTATGGGTACGGTGGCAAAATTGGCCTGTGGCCTGAGTGATGATCTGCTGGAACGTACCGCTGATGTACATCTAAAGGAGGGGCGGCGGTTGGTGATTGTTCCCAGGGAAACCCCGTTTAGTTTGATTCATCTGCGGAATTTAACCACTTTGGCGGAAGTGGGGGTGCGGATTGTGCCTGCCATTCCAGCCTGGTATCATCAACCCCAATCGGTGCTGGATTTAGTAGATTTTGTGGTGGCCAGAGCCTTGGATCAACTGGATATTGATTGTGTTCCATTACGGCGCTGGCGATGA
- the rpiA gene encoding ribose-5-phosphate isomerase RpiA encodes MTTAPELVKQAKQAVGKQAAQWVESGMVVGLGTGSTAAFMIQFLGERLQRGELQQVRGIPTSFQAMVLARQAGIPLTTLDEVSEIDLAIDGADEVDPQKNLIKGGGAAHTREKIVDGLAKEFIVVVDGSKLVAHLGSTFPVPVEVLPLAIVPVMRALEQLGGEPEIRMAVKKDGPVITDQGNMVVDVKFAEIPDPASLEMHINNIPGVLENGLFVGLAGRVLVGEVTDGQPQVRVW; translated from the coding sequence ATGACAACAGCCCCGGAATTGGTCAAGCAGGCGAAACAGGCGGTGGGGAAACAGGCGGCGCAGTGGGTGGAATCGGGCATGGTGGTGGGGTTGGGGACGGGTTCCACGGCCGCTTTTATGATCCAATTTTTGGGGGAGCGGCTCCAGCGGGGGGAACTCCAGCAGGTGCGGGGGATTCCCACCTCGTTTCAGGCAATGGTATTAGCACGCCAAGCCGGGATTCCCCTGACGACCCTCGATGAGGTGAGCGAGATTGACTTGGCGATTGATGGGGCGGACGAGGTTGACCCCCAGAAAAATTTGATCAAGGGCGGTGGGGCGGCGCACACCCGGGAAAAAATTGTGGACGGGCTGGCGAAGGAATTTATCGTGGTGGTGGATGGCTCTAAATTGGTGGCGCATTTGGGCAGTACATTCCCCGTACCGGTGGAGGTGTTACCCTTGGCGATAGTGCCGGTGATGCGGGCATTAGAGCAGTTGGGGGGGGAACCAGAAATTCGCATGGCGGTGAAAAAAGATGGGCCGGTGATCACCGACCAGGGCAATATGGTAGTGGATGTGAAATTTGCGGAAATTCCTGACCCGGCCAGCCTGGAAATGCACATCAATAATATTCCCGGCGTGCTGGAAAATGGCTTGTTTGTGGGTTTGGCGGGGCGGGTGTTGGTGGGTGAGGTGACCGACGGCCAGCCCCAGGTGCGGGTATGGTGA
- a CDS encoding beta-ketoacyl-ACP synthase III — protein MPGVRWVGTGRAAVSPVLDNQQLSRLVDTNDEWIVTRTGIHTRRLVSAGQGLTHLAVQAAQNALEAAGLTPLEVELIVLATSTPDDLFGSASVVQERLGAKRAVAFDLTAACSGFVFGVVTAAQFLRTGTYGTTLVIGADVLSRWVDWQDRRTCILFGDGAGAVVLQPSPEEHLLGFELQNDGSQNACLTLAYQGIDQPLVDELTVHTGTYKPVFMNGQEVYKFAVKRVPEVIEKALFRANVTSDQVDHFVLHQANQRILDAVAEKLGVSPARMLSNLAHYGNTSAASIPIMLDEAVRDGRIQPGQTLVLAGFGAGLTLGAVVCRWG, from the coding sequence GTGCCGGGGGTACGTTGGGTAGGAACGGGACGAGCGGCGGTGTCCCCGGTGCTGGATAACCAGCAATTGAGCCGGTTGGTGGATACCAATGACGAGTGGATCGTCACCCGCACGGGGATTCACACCCGCCGGTTGGTATCAGCGGGGCAAGGGCTGACGCATCTGGCGGTGCAGGCGGCGCAAAATGCTTTAGAGGCAGCCGGGCTTACCCCTTTGGAGGTGGAGTTGATTGTCCTGGCGACTTCTACCCCCGATGACCTGTTCGGCTCCGCCAGTGTGGTGCAGGAGCGGTTGGGGGCGAAACGGGCGGTGGCCTTTGACCTGACGGCGGCCTGTTCTGGGTTTGTGTTTGGGGTGGTGACGGCGGCGCAGTTTTTACGCACCGGCACCTACGGGACAACCCTGGTGATTGGGGCGGATGTCCTGTCCCGGTGGGTGGATTGGCAAGACCGGCGCACCTGTATTTTGTTTGGGGATGGGGCGGGGGCGGTGGTATTGCAACCCAGTCCTGAGGAACATTTGCTGGGCTTTGAATTGCAAAATGATGGCAGTCAAAACGCCTGTTTAACCTTGGCCTACCAGGGAATAGACCAACCTTTAGTGGATGAATTAACCGTCCATACCGGCACCTACAAACCCGTTTTTATGAACGGTCAAGAGGTGTATAAATTTGCCGTCAAACGGGTGCCAGAAGTGATCGAAAAAGCCCTATTTCGGGCGAACGTCACCAGCGACCAGGTGGATCATTTCGTCTTGCACCAGGCTAACCAACGGATTTTGGATGCGGTGGCGGAAAAATTAGGCGTATCCCCCGCCCGGATGTTGAGTAATCTCGCCCATTACGGCAATACTTCGGCGGCTTCCATCCCCATTATGCTCGATGAGGCGGTGCGGGATGGGCGGATTCAACCGGGGCAAACCCTGGTGCTGGCGGGGTTTGGAGCCGGATTAACCCTGGGGGCAGTGGTCTGCCGGTGGGGATAA
- a CDS encoding thioredoxin domain-containing protein, with translation MQRWVLAVGAILLAVALFLGVRGQRSAVSLASLAARAVPLEVALTNKRPTMIEFYADWCQTCQQMAKDLQSLESEYGEQMNFVLLNVDNPRWIPELLQYEVDGVPRFIFLDREQHLVGDAVGLQPRTVMDANVIALVQHQPLPFVRAGHSSPVNPGFNPKPTVEPLTHGTPVS, from the coding sequence ATGCAACGTTGGGTTTTGGCGGTGGGAGCCATTTTGCTGGCGGTGGCTCTGTTTTTGGGCGTGCGGGGGCAGCGCAGTGCCGTTTCCTTGGCGAGTTTGGCGGCGCGGGCGGTGCCTTTGGAGGTAGCTTTGACGAATAAACGCCCAACGATGATTGAGTTTTATGCGGATTGGTGTCAGACCTGTCAGCAGATGGCCAAAGATTTACAAAGTTTAGAATCGGAGTACGGGGAACAAATGAATTTTGTCCTTCTAAATGTTGACAATCCCCGCTGGATTCCGGAATTGCTCCAGTACGAAGTAGATGGGGTGCCCCGCTTTATTTTCCTTGACCGGGAACAGCATCTGGTGGGGGATGCGGTGGGTCTGCAACCCCGTACCGTCATGGATGCCAATGTGATTGCCCTGGTGCAACATCAGCCCTTACCGTTTGTGCGGGCGGGGCATAGTTCCCCGGTGAACCCCGGTTTCAACCCCAAACCCACCGTGGAACCCCTCACCCACGGCACCCCGGTTTCCTAA
- a CDS encoding PspA/IM30 family protein translates to MGLFERLSRLFRANLNAAISAAEDPEKVLDQALLDMQEDQVQLRQAVAQAMATQKRVEQQYNQNFALAEEWYRKAQLAVQKGDEELAKQALSRRKGYGDTSTALKTQLDQQSVQLENLRRQMTALEGKIAEAKTKKDMLKARLRAAKATEQVNQALGKVGTSSAMAAFEQMEDRVLTQEAKAQATVELSGDSLEEQFKLLEGTSDVDAELLAMKAQMGMLPPPAANPQPLPESLKQGELEQS, encoded by the coding sequence ATGGGCTTGTTTGAACGCTTGAGCCGCTTGTTCCGTGCCAACCTGAATGCCGCCATCAGTGCCGCCGAAGACCCGGAAAAGGTTCTGGATCAGGCTCTGCTGGATATGCAGGAAGACCAAGTGCAACTGCGGCAGGCGGTGGCGCAGGCGATGGCGACTCAGAAACGAGTGGAGCAGCAGTATAACCAGAATTTTGCCCTAGCGGAGGAATGGTACCGCAAAGCCCAGTTGGCCGTCCAAAAGGGGGATGAGGAACTGGCGAAGCAAGCCCTGTCCCGGCGCAAGGGGTATGGGGATACGTCAACAGCCTTAAAAACCCAACTGGATCAGCAGTCGGTGCAGTTGGAGAACCTGCGCCGCCAAATGACCGCCCTGGAGGGGAAAATTGCCGAGGCCAAGACCAAGAAAGATATGCTCAAAGCCCGTCTGCGGGCGGCGAAGGCCACCGAGCAGGTGAATCAAGCCCTGGGGAAAGTGGGTACGAGCAGTGCCATGGCCGCCTTTGAGCAGATGGAAGACAGGGTTTTAACCCAGGAAGCCAAGGCCCAGGCGACGGTGGAGCTATCCGGGGATAGTTTGGAGGAGCAATTTAAGTTATTGGAAGGCACCAGCGATGTGGATGCGGAATTGTTGGCGATGAAAGCCCAAATGGGGATGCTTCCCCCCCCGGCGGCCAATCCCCAACCGCTACCGGAATCCCTGAAGCAGGGAGAATTGGAGCAATCCTAA